The window GAAGCGCCCGGCCGAATTTATAGGCCGTTAATCGAGGGGGTCTGCAAGATGGATTTCAATCTGACGAAAGACCAGCGCGACCTGCAGCAGATGGTGCGCGACTTTGCGGAACATGAGATCGCGCCGCTGGCGGCGGAGATCGACGCGAGCGACGAGTTTCCCCGCGAACTGATCCGCAAGATGGGCGAACTGGGTCTCATGGGCATTCCGGTTCCGGAAGAGTATGACGGGGTCGGAGCGGACTTCCTGTCCTACATGCTGGCGATTGAAGAGATCTCGTATGCGTCTGCGTCGGTCGGGGTCATTCTCGCGGTACATACGTCGGTCGGCACGATGCCGATTTTGAATTTCGGTTCGGAAGAGCAGAAGCAGAAATACGTGCCGCGTCTGGCGGTGGGCGAGCTGATCGGCGCGTTTGGCCTGACGGAGCCGGGCGCCGGTTCGGACGCATCGGGCATCCGCACGCGCGCGGTGAAGCAAGGCGATACCTACGTGCTGAACGGCTCGAAGATCTTCATCACCAACGGCGAAGTGGCCGATATCTTCATCGTCTTTGCTGTCACCGATCCGGAGGCGGGCGCGAAAGGCGTATCGGCGTTTATCGTCGAGCGCGGGACACCGGGCTTCTCCATCGGCAAGAAAGAGCACAAGATGGGCATGAACGGGTCGGGCACGGTCGAGCTGATCTTTGACAACGCGCAAGTTCCGGTCGGGCAGCTGCTCGGCGCGGAAGGCCAGGGCTTTACCGTGGCGATGAGCAACCTCGACGGCGGCCGGATCGGCATCGGCGCCCAGGCGCTGGGGATCGCCCGGGCCGCTTTTGACGCGGCGCGTGCCTACGTGCAGCAGCGCGAGCAATTCGGCCGTCCGATCGCCGATTTCCAAGCGGTGCAGTTTATGCTTGCCGACATGGCGACGAAGATCGAAGCGTCCCGCCTGCTGATCTACAACGCGGCCACGCTGCGCCAGGCGAAGCTGCCTGTCTCCAAGCAGGCCTCGATGGCGAAGTACTATGCCACCGATACGGCGATGGCGGTGGCGACCGATGCGGTGCAGCTGTTCGGCGGCTACGGCTATTCGAAAGAGTACCCGGTGGAGCGCTACATGCGCGATGCGAAAGTCACCCAAATCTACGAAGGCACCAACCAGATTCAGCGTCTTGTCGTGGCGAAGAACCTGATGAAGGGCCTGTAGGAACCGAAGGAAAGAGAGGAAGCAGACGATGAACTTTCAACTGACGCAAGATCAACAGGATATTCGCAAGCTGGTGCGCGATTTCGCGCTGAACGAGGTGGCGCCGGGCGCGATGGAGCGCGACGAGAAGGAAGAGTTCTCCCGTGAGATTTTTGACAAGATGGCCGAGATCGGGCTGTGCGGCATTCCGTGGCCGGAAGAGTACGGCGGCGCAGGCATGGACTATGTGTCCTACGTGATCGCTGTCGAAGAGCTGTCCCGCATCGACGCATCGGTCGGTGTTACCCTGTCGGTGCAGACCTCGCTGGCCGGCTGGCCGATCTATAAGTTCGGCAACGAAGAGCAGAAGCAGAAGTACCTGCGCCGTCTGGCGGAAGGCACTTCGATCGGCGCATACGGCCTGACCGAGCCGGGTTCCGGCACCGACGCCGGCGGCATGCGCACGACAGCTGTGGAAAAAGACGATCACTGGGTGCTGAACGGCTCCAAGATCTTCATCACCAACGGCGGCGTGGCAGACATCTACGTGGTGTTCGCTGTGTCCGATCTGGAGAAGCGCACCCGCGGCGGCATCACTGCGTTCATCGTCGAAGCGGACTTCCCGGGCTTCTCCGTCGGCAAGCATGAGAAGAAGCTGGGCATTCGCTCCTCGACGACGACCGAGATCATCTTCGACAACTGCATCGTGCCGAAGGAAAACATGCTCGGCGAACTGGGCGATGGCTTCAAGATCGCGATGATGACCCTCGACGGCGGCCGCAACGGCATCGCGGCACAGGCGCTGGGCATCGCGCAAGGCGCGCTCGACCTGGCGACCGACTACGCGAAGCAGCGCGAACAGTTCGGCCAGTCGATCTCCAACTTCCAGGCGATCCAGTTCAAGCTCGCCGACATGGCGACCGAGATCGAAGCGGCGCGCCTGTTGACCTACCAGGCAGCATGGCTGGAGTCGGAAGGCCTGCCGTACGGCAAGCAGTCGGCGATGTCGAAAGTGTTCGCTTCCGACGTGGCGATGAAAGTCGCAGTCGAAGCGGTGCAGATCTTTGGCGGCTACGGCTTCACCCGCGAGTATCCGGTGGAGCGCTTCCTGCGCGACGCGAAGATCACCCAGATCTACGAAGGCACCAACGAAGTCCAGCGCATGGTCATCGCGCGTCACCTCCTGAAGGAGAAGTAAGATGCACGAGCTGGTTCAGCGGATTTTGAGCGGTGACAAGCGCGCCGCGGCCCGTGCGATCACGCACATCGAGAACGATGCGCCGCAAAAGCACGACATCCTGCGCGACCTGCACCCGCACACGGGCAGAGCCTACCTCGTCGGCCTTACCGGGTCGCCGGGAGCGGGCAAAAGCTCGCTGACCGACCGCATCATCACCTACCTGCGCAAGGAGCTGGGGATGAGAGTCGGCGTGATCGCCGTCGATCCGACCTCGCCGTTCACCGGCGGGGCGATCCTCGGCGACCGGGTGCGCATGGGCGCACACGCCCTCGACCCGGACGTGTTCATCCGCTCGATGGGCACGCGCGGGTCGCTCGGCGGCTTGGCGCGCACGACGCAGGAGGCGCTGCGCGTGCTCGATGCGTGGGGCTGTGAGGTGATCCTGATCGAAACGGTGGGCGTCGGGCAGTCGGAGCTCGACATCATGAATGTGGCCGATTCGACCGTCGTGGTGCTCAACCCGTCGGCCGGCGACCACATCCAGACGATGAAGGCGGGAATCATGGAGATCGCCGATCTGTTTGTGATCAACAAAGCCGACCTGCCGGGCACCGACAAGACCGACCGCGAAGTCAGCAACATGCTCGACCTGATGGGCCACGTCCCGTGGCGCCCGCCCGTCACCCGCACCATCTCCCGCGACAACAAAGGCATCCCCGAGTTCTGGTCCAAAGTGCAGGAGCACGAATCGTACCTGCGCTCCTCCGGCGTCTGGGAGCAGCGCCGCCACAAGCGCCGCCAGGATGAGGTCGTGGCGATCATCGAAGGCCAGATGACCCGCCGCCTGAAAGAGCTCATGCACGGCGATGCCGCCTGGAGCAGCAAGATCGCCCAGGTGGAACAAGGGGCGGTCGATCCTTACACGATCGCCGATGAGATGATCGGAAAACTGCTCAAGTAACAGAAAGACCCCCGAACGAAGTTCGGGGGTCTTTTTATTCAGCTTCTTCCGCAGCTTCTTCTTGCCGGAGATTGTGCTGGTATTTATAAAAAACGCGGTTCAGCATGACGATCGATCGCTTGTCTTTGTCACGAAATGCTCGGGTCAGTTGGTTCCGCAGCCAACTTGGCATCATTCCTCCCCCTTGTCGCAAGAATTTGCTCTTAGGCTATGCAAGGGGGACGGGAAAGGTGCCTATTTGCCTGTGTACTGCTCCAAAATCACGCCGGCGTCGCGCAGCACCTGCTCGCCGTACGAGTCGGTGTACTTGTCGGCGTACACCACCCGCTTGATCCCGGCTGCGACCAGCAGCTTGGCGCAGTTGACGCAGGGGGCGGCGGTCACATAGCAGACGGCGCCTTCGGTGCTGACGCCGTGCAAGGCGGCCTGCACGACCGCGTTCTGCTCGGCGTGAATCGTGCGGATGCAGTGGTTCTCCACCACCCAGCAGCCGACATCGGTGCAGTGCGGCATGCCGGGCGGGCTGCCATTGTAGCCGGTGGTCAGGATGCGCTTGTCCCGCACCAGCACCGCACCGACTTTGCGGCGCGTGCACGTCGCCCGCTGTGCGACCACATCCCGCGCCATCATCATGAAGTATTCGTCCCAAGTCGGGCGATCTGTCGAAGTCATACATACCCTCCTCCGCTTTTCCTCTTCTCATATTCTACCATGCTATAATGAAAATAACGATATTAACGACGGAGGGGACCCATGCGTACACATCGGCCGCAGCAAGCGCAGCAAATGAAGACGGAATCTTCGAAAAGCGATTTGTCATCCGCCCAGGTCTCGCCGAACCAGATCCTGCAATTGCAAAAGACGGTCGGCAACCGCGCCGTCCTGTCGATGCTGCAAGCGAAAATGCAGCCGGGCAGCCAGCCTCCGATCCAGCGCACGCTCCGCAAGTGGAACGACATCAAAAAGAAAGGGAACAGCCTGCAGTGGACGCCGCACAAGACCAAAGCGAACAAGCATGGTATCGTCGACGGGCTGGGAGCTGATGTTCAGAACGGCAAGTCGCTGAAAACGCATGTCAAGTTCAAGTCGGCTGTCGATGAGATGGGGCAAGGCGTGAAAGCGAATCCGCTCGGCCCGGACCATCTGATGGGCGACACGCCGTCCGGGCGGCCGCAGGAGATCACCGATGAGTTCAAATACTACGTCGGCGACTCCAACGAGTACATCGCCGGC of the Tumebacillus sp. BK434 genome contains:
- a CDS encoding cytidine/deoxycytidylate deaminase family protein, whose product is MTSTDRPTWDEYFMMMARDVVAQRATCTRRKVGAVLVRDKRILTTGYNGSPPGMPHCTDVGCWVVENHCIRTIHAEQNAVVQAALHGVSTEGAVCYVTAAPCVNCAKLLVAAGIKRVVYADKYTDSYGEQVLRDAGVILEQYTGK
- the cmpA gene encoding cortex morphogenetic protein CmpA — its product is MPSWLRNQLTRAFRDKDKRSIVMLNRVFYKYQHNLRQEEAAEEAE
- a CDS encoding acyl-CoA dehydrogenase translates to MDFNLTKDQRDLQQMVRDFAEHEIAPLAAEIDASDEFPRELIRKMGELGLMGIPVPEEYDGVGADFLSYMLAIEEISYASASVGVILAVHTSVGTMPILNFGSEEQKQKYVPRLAVGELIGAFGLTEPGAGSDASGIRTRAVKQGDTYVLNGSKIFITNGEVADIFIVFAVTDPEAGAKGVSAFIVERGTPGFSIGKKEHKMGMNGSGTVELIFDNAQVPVGQLLGAEGQGFTVAMSNLDGGRIGIGAQALGIARAAFDAARAYVQQREQFGRPIADFQAVQFMLADMATKIEASRLLIYNAATLRQAKLPVSKQASMAKYYATDTAMAVATDAVQLFGGYGYSKEYPVERYMRDAKVTQIYEGTNQIQRLVVAKNLMKGL
- a CDS encoding acyl-CoA dehydrogenase — encoded protein: MNFQLTQDQQDIRKLVRDFALNEVAPGAMERDEKEEFSREIFDKMAEIGLCGIPWPEEYGGAGMDYVSYVIAVEELSRIDASVGVTLSVQTSLAGWPIYKFGNEEQKQKYLRRLAEGTSIGAYGLTEPGSGTDAGGMRTTAVEKDDHWVLNGSKIFITNGGVADIYVVFAVSDLEKRTRGGITAFIVEADFPGFSVGKHEKKLGIRSSTTTEIIFDNCIVPKENMLGELGDGFKIAMMTLDGGRNGIAAQALGIAQGALDLATDYAKQREQFGQSISNFQAIQFKLADMATEIEAARLLTYQAAWLESEGLPYGKQSAMSKVFASDVAMKVAVEAVQIFGGYGFTREYPVERFLRDAKITQIYEGTNEVQRMVIARHLLKEK
- the meaB gene encoding methylmalonyl Co-A mutase-associated GTPase MeaB translates to MHELVQRILSGDKRAAARAITHIENDAPQKHDILRDLHPHTGRAYLVGLTGSPGAGKSSLTDRIITYLRKELGMRVGVIAVDPTSPFTGGAILGDRVRMGAHALDPDVFIRSMGTRGSLGGLARTTQEALRVLDAWGCEVILIETVGVGQSELDIMNVADSTVVVLNPSAGDHIQTMKAGIMEIADLFVINKADLPGTDKTDREVSNMLDLMGHVPWRPPVTRTISRDNKGIPEFWSKVQEHESYLRSSGVWEQRRHKRRQDEVVAIIEGQMTRRLKELMHGDAAWSSKIAQVEQGAVDPYTIADEMIGKLLK